A window of the Hypomesus transpacificus isolate Combined female chromosome 8, fHypTra1, whole genome shotgun sequence genome harbors these coding sequences:
- the sycp2l gene encoding synaptonemal complex protein 2-like isoform X9: MDFEKTLENAFAGGNVGAITAAVLAEGASKSLVTTLSKVAFKEIDVNRFNNVTMLLKSIENVSEMEEDFANLAKHGLVVKISSWFESALKALKERGGAQELHTLLEAFYDFFLLVCQITIEGKGQWTSLFLLQLGGVVTDSGVKFDLRLEAIRTFNAILDKMTREERKKLNLSSDHSLLLGKFGKGILHVGDYEMQVSLSEALCRMTARKWRKDLATGWFSNPAFASSFSIIKDGEFEVLFKPEDDNLEQYWIDFNLGSSCVSFFINDPEASLWESVHLTREIVYRYCIRDWDDQTVLTIHLTNAISHHKTKGRMVKIFFDSCQPILEAAKMVFHASSLVPYIPEKHQPSPADPINILSTDFQKGKPKQDACPVEGSGGMVQDLFQLPDNSSDTELLPLYPRKQGETSMAVLPLSSPSSTDETRPVKSAYNKGISEQLFDKHRDQTMEIPHSVKMAGIDSGFPDITTHQDDEKQYASTPMVFAPSQNPPAPRKRLLSDCCEMPSIGAKMKRNMSGPGLKPRVLFPSSPLEEATESLSRTLVGDVESETEMGSGVITAFQTFKTQLRAHFSSRYKQIEAQSQQALTDCQQNVSSLLSAVHHHRLGHLERFQATVVQELGRLEDDCLSLKTIEKETVSFWQRESQAVKLFCDHQQKRLTSYESRENGQTEASDFVVHMYPFLFSGHTNLSTIFTWAYLYV; encoded by the exons ATGGAC TTTGAGAAGACTTTGGAGAACGCATTCGCTGGCGGTAACGTTGGAGCCATTACTGCAGCAGTCCTCGCAGAGGGAGCGTCCAAGTCATTGGTCACGACGCTGAGTAAAGTAGCCTTCAAG GAGATTGATGTAAATCGTTTCAACAATGTCACTATGCTTCTAAAATCCATTGAGAATGTATCGGAAATGGAAGAAGACTTCGCAAATTTGGCGAAACACGGCCTTGTTGTGAAG ATCTCTAGCTGGTTTGAGAGTGCACTAAAGGCTCTGAAGGAACGAGGAGGAGCCCAAGAGCTGCACACCCTGCTGGAGGCCTTCTATGACTTCTTCTTG CTTGTATGTCAGATCACTATAGAAG GCAAAGGACAGTGGACCAGTCTGTTCCTTCTGCAATTAGGAGGGGTGGTGACAGACTCTGGGGTAAAGTTCGACTTAAGATTGGAG GCCATTAGGACATTTAACGCCATTCTGGACAAGAtgacgagagaggagagaaagaaactcAACCTATCTTCAGATCATTCTCTGCTCCT TGGAAAGTTTGGCAAGGGGATTCTTCACGTGGGGG ACTATGAGATGCAGGTGAGCCTGTCTGAGGCTTTATGTAGGATGACAgccaggaagtggaggaaggATCTAGCCACTGGTTGGTTCTCCAATCCAGCCTTTGCCTCATCCTTCAGCATTATTAAGGACGGAGAGTTTGAAGTT CTGTTCAAACCTGAAGATGACAACTTGGAACAGTACTGGATAGACTTCAACCTTGGGTCATCCTGTGTCAGCTTCTTTATTAACGACCCTGAA GCATCGCTCTGGGAGTCAGTACACCTTACCAGAGAGATTGTGTACAGATACTGCATCAGAG ACTGGGATGATCAGACTGTTCTTACCATTCACCTGACCAATGCCATCAGCCACCACAAGACCAAGGGGAGGATGGTGAAGATCTTTTTTGACTCTTGTCAGCCCATTCTAGAGGCAGCCAAGATGGTGTTCCACGCCTCATCTCTCGTG CCATATATTCCAGAAAAACATCAGCCATCCCCTGCAGACCCAATAAACATCCTGTCAACAG ACTTCCAGAAAGGAAAACCTAAGCAGGATGCTTGTCCAGT GGAAGGATCCGGAGGCATGGTGCAGGACTTATTTCAGCTTCCTGACAACTCTTCTGACACAGAG CTCCTCCCACTGTACCCCAGAAAACAAGGAGAAACCAGCATGGCAG TTCTTCCCCTGTCTTCTCCCAGCAGTACAGACGAGACCAGACCTGTTAAG AGTGCCTACAACAAAGGTATTTCAGAGCAGCTGtttgacaaacacagagacCAAACCATGGAGATTCCTCATTCAGTTAAGATGGCTGGCATAGACTCAG GATTCCCAGACATAACAACCCATCAGGAtgatgaaaaacaatatgcatCTACACCAATG GTCTTTGCACCCAGCCAGAACCCACCAGCACCAAGGAAGAGACTTCTATCAG ATTGTTGTGAGATGCCTTCCATTGGAGCCAAGATGAAGAGAAATATGTCGGGTCCTGGCCTGAAACCCAGAGTGCTGTTTCCCTCCAGCCCACTAGAGGAGGCTACAG aGTCACTGAGCAGAACTCTGGTTGGGGATGTGGAGTCAGAGACTGAAATGGGCTCTGGAGTCATCACTGCCTTCCAGACCTTCAAAACTCAACTGAGAGCACACTTCTCT TCGAGGTACAAGCAGATAGAGGCCCAGTCCCAGCAGGCTTTGACGGACTGCCAGCAAAACGTTTCTTCACTCCTCAGTGCTGTCCACCATCACAG GTTGGGCCACCTGGAGCGCTTCCAAGCCACAGTTGTTCAGGAGTTGGGACGACTAGAGGACGACTGTCTGTCTCTTAAGACCATTGAGAAGGAAACTGTG AGTTTCTGGCAGAGAGAGTCCCAGGCCGTAAAGTTATTCTGTGACCATCAGCAAAAGAG GTTGACGTCGTATGAATCGAGAGAGAATGGCCAAACCGAGGCATCAGATTTTGTGGTACACATGTATCCATTTTTATTCAGTGGACATACTAACCTCTCTACAATCTTCACCTGGGCATACTTGTATGTATGA
- the sycp2l gene encoding synaptonemal complex protein 2-like isoform X10, with the protein MSIGCVLALHWFESALKALKERGGAQELHTLLEAFYDFFLLVCQITIEGKGQWTSLFLLQLGGVVTDSGVKFDLRLEAIRTFNAILDKMTREERKKLNLSSDHSLLLGKFGKGILHVGDYEMQVSLSEALCRMTARKWRKDLATGWFSNPAFASSFSIIKDGEFEVLFKPEDDNLEQYWIDFNLGSSCVSFFINDPEASLWESVHLTREIVYRYCIRDWDDQTVLTIHLTNAISHHKTKGRMVKIFFDSCQPILEAAKMVFHASSLVPYIPEKHQPSPADPINILSTDFQKGKPKQDACPVEGSGGMVQDLFQLPDNSSDTEVNKAKSHLFSQSGSSDGYVFTPDCELLLCSVLTCLPVACSSSHCTPENKEKPAWQQSLGETGGGMPRSKLNYSRKKPRTKIKLKILPLSSPSSTDETRPVKSAYNKGISEQLFDKHRDQTMEIPHSVKMAGIDSGFPDITTHQDDEKQYASTPMVFAPSQNPPAPRKRLLSDCCEMPSIGAKMKRNMSGPGLKPRVLFPSSPLEEATESLSRTLVGDVESETEMGSGVITAFQTFKTQLRAHFSSRYKQIEAQSQQALTDCQQNVSSLLSAVHHHRLGHLERFQATVVQELGRLEDDCLSLKTIEKETVSFWQRESQAVKLFCDHQQKRLTSYESRENGQTEASDFVVHMYPFLFSGHTNLSTIFTWAYLYV; encoded by the exons atgtctattggatgtgtgttagctttaca CTGGTTTGAGAGTGCACTAAAGGCTCTGAAGGAACGAGGAGGAGCCCAAGAGCTGCACACCCTGCTGGAGGCCTTCTATGACTTCTTCTTG CTTGTATGTCAGATCACTATAGAAG GCAAAGGACAGTGGACCAGTCTGTTCCTTCTGCAATTAGGAGGGGTGGTGACAGACTCTGGGGTAAAGTTCGACTTAAGATTGGAG GCCATTAGGACATTTAACGCCATTCTGGACAAGAtgacgagagaggagagaaagaaactcAACCTATCTTCAGATCATTCTCTGCTCCT TGGAAAGTTTGGCAAGGGGATTCTTCACGTGGGGG ACTATGAGATGCAGGTGAGCCTGTCTGAGGCTTTATGTAGGATGACAgccaggaagtggaggaaggATCTAGCCACTGGTTGGTTCTCCAATCCAGCCTTTGCCTCATCCTTCAGCATTATTAAGGACGGAGAGTTTGAAGTT CTGTTCAAACCTGAAGATGACAACTTGGAACAGTACTGGATAGACTTCAACCTTGGGTCATCCTGTGTCAGCTTCTTTATTAACGACCCTGAA GCATCGCTCTGGGAGTCAGTACACCTTACCAGAGAGATTGTGTACAGATACTGCATCAGAG ACTGGGATGATCAGACTGTTCTTACCATTCACCTGACCAATGCCATCAGCCACCACAAGACCAAGGGGAGGATGGTGAAGATCTTTTTTGACTCTTGTCAGCCCATTCTAGAGGCAGCCAAGATGGTGTTCCACGCCTCATCTCTCGTG CCATATATTCCAGAAAAACATCAGCCATCCCCTGCAGACCCAATAAACATCCTGTCAACAG ACTTCCAGAAAGGAAAACCTAAGCAGGATGCTTGTCCAGT GGAAGGATCCGGAGGCATGGTGCAGGACTTATTTCAGCTTCCTGACAACTCTTCTGACACAGAG GTGAACAAAGCCAAAAGTCATCTATTCAGTCAGTCAGGCTCCTCAGATGGGTACGTTTTCACCCCTGACTGTGAACTGTTACTCTGTTCAGTGTTAACATGTCTTCCTGTGGCTTGCAGCTCCTCCCACTGTACCCCAGAAAACAAGGAGAAACCAGCATGGCAG CAGAGCCTCGGTGAAACTGGAGGTGGTATGCCCCGGAGCAAATTGAACTACAGCAGGAAGAAACCTAGGACTAAGATTAAGCTGAAAA TTCTTCCCCTGTCTTCTCCCAGCAGTACAGACGAGACCAGACCTGTTAAG AGTGCCTACAACAAAGGTATTTCAGAGCAGCTGtttgacaaacacagagacCAAACCATGGAGATTCCTCATTCAGTTAAGATGGCTGGCATAGACTCAG GATTCCCAGACATAACAACCCATCAGGAtgatgaaaaacaatatgcatCTACACCAATG GTCTTTGCACCCAGCCAGAACCCACCAGCACCAAGGAAGAGACTTCTATCAG ATTGTTGTGAGATGCCTTCCATTGGAGCCAAGATGAAGAGAAATATGTCGGGTCCTGGCCTGAAACCCAGAGTGCTGTTTCCCTCCAGCCCACTAGAGGAGGCTACAG aGTCACTGAGCAGAACTCTGGTTGGGGATGTGGAGTCAGAGACTGAAATGGGCTCTGGAGTCATCACTGCCTTCCAGACCTTCAAAACTCAACTGAGAGCACACTTCTCT TCGAGGTACAAGCAGATAGAGGCCCAGTCCCAGCAGGCTTTGACGGACTGCCAGCAAAACGTTTCTTCACTCCTCAGTGCTGTCCACCATCACAG GTTGGGCCACCTGGAGCGCTTCCAAGCCACAGTTGTTCAGGAGTTGGGACGACTAGAGGACGACTGTCTGTCTCTTAAGACCATTGAGAAGGAAACTGTG AGTTTCTGGCAGAGAGAGTCCCAGGCCGTAAAGTTATTCTGTGACCATCAGCAAAAGAG GTTGACGTCGTATGAATCGAGAGAGAATGGCCAAACCGAGGCATCAGATTTTGTGGTACACATGTATCCATTTTTATTCAGTGGACATACTAACCTCTCTACAATCTTCACCTGGGCATACTTGTATGTATGA
- the sycp2l gene encoding synaptonemal complex protein 2-like isoform X11: protein MCWFESALKALKERGGAQELHTLLEAFYDFFLLVCQITIEGKGQWTSLFLLQLGGVVTDSGVKFDLRLEAIRTFNAILDKMTREERKKLNLSSDHSLLLGKFGKGILHVGDYEMQVSLSEALCRMTARKWRKDLATGWFSNPAFASSFSIIKDGEFEVLFKPEDDNLEQYWIDFNLGSSCVSFFINDPEASLWESVHLTREIVYRYCIRDWDDQTVLTIHLTNAISHHKTKGRMVKIFFDSCQPILEAAKMVFHASSLVPYIPEKHQPSPADPINILSTDFQKGKPKQDACPVEGSGGMVQDLFQLPDNSSDTEVNKAKSHLFSQSGSSDGYVFTPDCELLLCSVLTCLPVACSSSHCTPENKEKPAWQQSLGETGGGMPRSKLNYSRKKPRTKIKLKILPLSSPSSTDETRPVKSAYNKGISEQLFDKHRDQTMEIPHSVKMAGIDSGFPDITTHQDDEKQYASTPMVFAPSQNPPAPRKRLLSDCCEMPSIGAKMKRNMSGPGLKPRVLFPSSPLEEATESLSRTLVGDVESETEMGSGVITAFQTFKTQLRAHFSSRYKQIEAQSQQALTDCQQNVSSLLSAVHHHRLGHLERFQATVVQELGRLEDDCLSLKTIEKETVSFWQRESQAVKLFCDHQQKRLTSYESRENGQTEASDFVVHMYPFLFSGHTNLSTIFTWAYLYV, encoded by the exons ATGTG CTGGTTTGAGAGTGCACTAAAGGCTCTGAAGGAACGAGGAGGAGCCCAAGAGCTGCACACCCTGCTGGAGGCCTTCTATGACTTCTTCTTG CTTGTATGTCAGATCACTATAGAAG GCAAAGGACAGTGGACCAGTCTGTTCCTTCTGCAATTAGGAGGGGTGGTGACAGACTCTGGGGTAAAGTTCGACTTAAGATTGGAG GCCATTAGGACATTTAACGCCATTCTGGACAAGAtgacgagagaggagagaaagaaactcAACCTATCTTCAGATCATTCTCTGCTCCT TGGAAAGTTTGGCAAGGGGATTCTTCACGTGGGGG ACTATGAGATGCAGGTGAGCCTGTCTGAGGCTTTATGTAGGATGACAgccaggaagtggaggaaggATCTAGCCACTGGTTGGTTCTCCAATCCAGCCTTTGCCTCATCCTTCAGCATTATTAAGGACGGAGAGTTTGAAGTT CTGTTCAAACCTGAAGATGACAACTTGGAACAGTACTGGATAGACTTCAACCTTGGGTCATCCTGTGTCAGCTTCTTTATTAACGACCCTGAA GCATCGCTCTGGGAGTCAGTACACCTTACCAGAGAGATTGTGTACAGATACTGCATCAGAG ACTGGGATGATCAGACTGTTCTTACCATTCACCTGACCAATGCCATCAGCCACCACAAGACCAAGGGGAGGATGGTGAAGATCTTTTTTGACTCTTGTCAGCCCATTCTAGAGGCAGCCAAGATGGTGTTCCACGCCTCATCTCTCGTG CCATATATTCCAGAAAAACATCAGCCATCCCCTGCAGACCCAATAAACATCCTGTCAACAG ACTTCCAGAAAGGAAAACCTAAGCAGGATGCTTGTCCAGT GGAAGGATCCGGAGGCATGGTGCAGGACTTATTTCAGCTTCCTGACAACTCTTCTGACACAGAG GTGAACAAAGCCAAAAGTCATCTATTCAGTCAGTCAGGCTCCTCAGATGGGTACGTTTTCACCCCTGACTGTGAACTGTTACTCTGTTCAGTGTTAACATGTCTTCCTGTGGCTTGCAGCTCCTCCCACTGTACCCCAGAAAACAAGGAGAAACCAGCATGGCAG CAGAGCCTCGGTGAAACTGGAGGTGGTATGCCCCGGAGCAAATTGAACTACAGCAGGAAGAAACCTAGGACTAAGATTAAGCTGAAAA TTCTTCCCCTGTCTTCTCCCAGCAGTACAGACGAGACCAGACCTGTTAAG AGTGCCTACAACAAAGGTATTTCAGAGCAGCTGtttgacaaacacagagacCAAACCATGGAGATTCCTCATTCAGTTAAGATGGCTGGCATAGACTCAG GATTCCCAGACATAACAACCCATCAGGAtgatgaaaaacaatatgcatCTACACCAATG GTCTTTGCACCCAGCCAGAACCCACCAGCACCAAGGAAGAGACTTCTATCAG ATTGTTGTGAGATGCCTTCCATTGGAGCCAAGATGAAGAGAAATATGTCGGGTCCTGGCCTGAAACCCAGAGTGCTGTTTCCCTCCAGCCCACTAGAGGAGGCTACAG aGTCACTGAGCAGAACTCTGGTTGGGGATGTGGAGTCAGAGACTGAAATGGGCTCTGGAGTCATCACTGCCTTCCAGACCTTCAAAACTCAACTGAGAGCACACTTCTCT TCGAGGTACAAGCAGATAGAGGCCCAGTCCCAGCAGGCTTTGACGGACTGCCAGCAAAACGTTTCTTCACTCCTCAGTGCTGTCCACCATCACAG GTTGGGCCACCTGGAGCGCTTCCAAGCCACAGTTGTTCAGGAGTTGGGACGACTAGAGGACGACTGTCTGTCTCTTAAGACCATTGAGAAGGAAACTGTG AGTTTCTGGCAGAGAGAGTCCCAGGCCGTAAAGTTATTCTGTGACCATCAGCAAAAGAG GTTGACGTCGTATGAATCGAGAGAGAATGGCCAAACCGAGGCATCAGATTTTGTGGTACACATGTATCCATTTTTATTCAGTGGACATACTAACCTCTCTACAATCTTCACCTGGGCATACTTGTATGTATGA